The proteins below are encoded in one region of Apium graveolens cultivar Ventura chromosome 4, ASM990537v1, whole genome shotgun sequence:
- the LOC141717333 gene encoding ferric reduction oxidase 4-like: MLKLATSTMRMLFFLMFLGWLFAWVMLPTKLYKNTWTPKLNTNLNSTYFREQGRNLLLFTFPVMFLAAFGGIFIHYNKISKKYSHESAQNNSRLAFLKRPVLVMAPIGIVSMTELIFALMFVVLLIWSLANYLYTSFGHLHMSGAGVKVWEAKFRSVSLRLGYIGNTCWAFLFFPVTRGSSILPLVGLTSESSIKYHIWLGHLSNILFFAHSVGFFIFWAMTNQMVEAIEWSRTYVSNVAGVIAFAVSLVMWVFSFPHYRRKMYEIFYYSHHLYIIYLIFYMLHVGVAYLCLILPGIFLFLIDRYLRFLQSRNNVMLISARLLPCDTIELNFCKSSGLDYKPTSIMSVNVPSISKLQWHPFTITSNSGLEPHTLSVVIKSEGSWSQKLYRHLSLPQEHLDISVEGPYGPTSSHFLRHEVLVMISGGSGITPFISIIREVIYQSTHNSRVPKLILVCAFKNSSQLSMLNLVLPLSATPLDTSKIQLQIEAYITQENENTREESQNVLQTISFKPNPSATPVTAVLGPNSWLWLSAIITSSFIMFLLLLAFVTRYYIYPFDHYADLVVYHYSYRILWDMFLVCVSVLVCSSALFVLQKRRNAREGKQIQSLEMSSPTSPGGSYINDEGIEVESLPHQSIVEATQVHFGARPDLKSILFGCKESDVGVLVCGPRKMRHEVAKICSSGLAKNLQFESISFDW, encoded by the exons ATGTTGAAACTTGCAACATCAACGATGAGGATGTTGTTCTTTCTTATGTTTCTGGGATGGCTCTTTGCTTGGGTTATGCTTCCAACTAAGCTTTACAAAAACACATGGACTCCCAAGCTTAACACCAACCTTAACTCTACATACTTTAGAGAGCAAG GTAGAAATCTTCTGCTGTTCACATTCCCCGTAATGTTCTTGGCTGCTTTTGGAGGAATTTTTATTCATTATAACAAGATATCTAAGAAATATAGCCATGAAAG TGCCCAGAACAACAGCCGTCTGGCCTTCTTGAAACGTCCAGTACTTGTGATGGCTCCTATTGGGATAGTCAGCATGACGGAGCTCATATTTGCACTCATGTTTGTTGTGCTTTTGATCTGGTCTCTTGCAAATTATTTGTATACCAGCTTTGGTCACCTTCATATGAGTGGAGCTGGGGTGAAAGT TTGGGAAGCCAAGTTTCGTAGTGTGTCGTTGAGACTTGGATACATAGGTAATACGTGCTGGGCGTTCTTGTTCTTTCCAGTCACTCGGGGTTCTTCTATTCTGCCTCTTGTTGGCCTCACATCAGAGTCTAGTATCAAATACCATATTTGGCTTGGTCATCTCTCCAATATCTTGTTCTTTGCACATAGCGTTGGGTTCTTCATCTTCTGGGCCATGACTAATCAAATGGTTGAG GCAATAGAGTGGAGCAGAACTTATGTGTCCAATGTTGCCGGAGTGATTGCATTCGCAGTTTCACTGGTCATGTGGGTATTTAGCTTTCCGCATTATAGGAGGAAGATGTATGAGATATTCTATTACTCGCACCATCTTTACATCATCTACCTCATCTTCTACATGCTGCATGTTGGAGTTGCCTACCTCTGCTTGATTCTTCCCGGAATTTTCCTGTTCCTCATTGATCGATATTTAAGATTCTTACAGTCGCGAAATAATGTTATGTTGATTTCAGCACGCTTATTACCTTGCGACACCATTGAACTCAACTTCTGCAAAAGCTCAG GATTGGATTATAAGCCCACTAGCATAATGTCCGTGAATGTGCCTAGCATTTCGAAGCTGCAGTGGCACCCATTTACTATCACTTCTAATTCCGGTCTGGAGCCTCATACTCTCAGTGTTGTTATCAAAAGCGAAGGAAGTTGGTCTCAGAAGCTTTATCGACATCTTTCTTTACCACAAGAGCATCTAGACATATCTGTGGAAGGACCTTATGGTCCTACTTCATCTCATTTTCTTAG GCACGAGGTTCTTGTGATGATCAGTGGAGGTAGCGGCATCACTCCTTTTATTTCTATTATCCGGGAAGTGATTTATCAAAGCACACACAACAGCAGAGTCCCAAAGCTTATCCTCGTTTGTGCATTCAAGAACTCATCTCAACTCAGCATGCTTAACCTTGTACTGCCATTATCTGCAACCCCATTAGATACTTCAAAAATCCAGCTACAAATAGAAGCTTACATCACTCAGGAGAACGAGAATACCAGAGAAGAATCCCAAAATGTCCTCCAAACCATAAGTTTTAAGCCTAATCCATCCGCCACCCCAGTCACTGCAGTGCTTGGCCCAAACAGCTGGCTCTGGCTTAGCGCCATCATTACGTCTTCTTTTATCATGTTCCTTCTTCTCCTGGCCTTTGTTACTAGATACTACATTTACCCATTTGATCATTACGCTGATCTAGTGGTGTACCATTACAGTTACAGAATATTGTGGGACATGTTTTTGGTATGTGTGAGTGTATTAGTATGCAGCAGTGCTTTATTTGTGTTACAAAAGAGACGAAATGCCAGGGAAGGTAAGCAAATCCAGAGCTTGGAGATGTCCAGTCCAACATCACCTGGAGGATCATATATAAATGATGAAGGTATAGAGGTTGAAAGCCTTCCCCATCAGTCCATTGTTGAAGCTACTCAAGTGCATTTCGGTGCAAGGCCTGATCTCAAAA GTATATTGTTTGGATGTAAAGAATCAGATGTGGGGGTGTTAGTGTGCGGGCCGAGAAAGATGAGGCATGAAGTTGCCAAAATATGTTCGTCTGGTTTGGCAAAGAATCTGCAGTTTGAGTCCATCAGTTTCGACTGGTGA